In Anopheles arabiensis isolate DONGOLA chromosome 2, AaraD3, whole genome shotgun sequence, the genomic window CAAAGATTTCCATACACCCCTGCGGCGAACAGAAAAGTGAGCTTGATACGACAATAGTGTTTTGTTCAGCTCATCACGAAACCAAACGTCCTGTCGATAGTCTCCGGCTGGCACCGATTTGGGAAAGAATTTATCCTCCAGCCAGTAAGCGACATTGTAAGTTCGGTTCTGAAAGAAACGAatgatgatgagttgtaaCTCAGCCAATGCCGCATGCAATCAAGTTATATTTACACCATGTGGACAGTAGTACAGCAGTTGAGGTACTGTAGCAAAAAATACAGACATTACATGGCGGGAAAATATATCTTCCGATGGGTTACGAAAATATGCACACGCTTCTAATAATACATCAACTGGGAAAGCCTGGTAATCGTTCAACCGGTAGTATGTTTTCACCTGGAAATACAAGGTGTTCAGCACTTTCGGGACGTGTATCGTTAAGTTCAAGTATGTTGGGCTATTTCGCCGCAGCACTGTTTTGCACTGCAACAGTTCTGACACTTCGTATGGCGTTTCCGTACAGATGAACCGGGTCACTCGTACGGTGAACGGTCTCGATTCATTCGTGAAGACGATGCGATTGGGATAGTACACGGGAATGTGTTGCTGGTCACATTGTACGGTTTTTAATGCGTGATAAAATGCATACGTGATTATGGAAATTCTTACAAAACACTGAACAATTTGCTGCACACGTTTCATTGTGACTGCATGTTTTATACTGATGATGTAGTTTACTCTGACAACGCGAAATAATTATAAGCGAGAACTAGTTGGTCAATTTTGATTATCAATGGTATTGATGCTGTTgcaatgttttcttttactataattattctttttttttctgtgctaaAGTGTATATGTACAGTGAACCGTCGTATGTTAGGTTTAATTCGTTAAAGTAATTCACTCGTTAAAGATGTGCATAGCAATGTTAAAAATACGTACAAATTATATGGAATCTAAAATTATTGATTCCAGTGCCAAAATAGTGCTATAAATAaggcatttttttatgaatatattatcataaaaaacccaattcaatttttaaataaatatttcgttTATTATTGCGAATATGCTCGTAATTTTCTGTTTCTTCATTGTTAATGTTCCTTCTTAAGACtatattttttgaatgttaatttttaatttattatttcatttttctgtttgatATCAGGATACATTAAATATCAATACTTAACCTCAATGCTTTCCCACTGGCAGCCGTTAATTGATCGTTTTTTGAAGAGATTCGTTTTATACGCTGTTTTGGTGATATATACCATATTATTTACTATACTAAACATTGGCCATATACTAGCCATTGGTAAATTGTTATATCAAAAATTGCTTGGAAAATAATGTATACTTTTAAAACCACAGAATTCAGTGCTATTTTAACACGCGGcatggtgtttgtttgtttgttatgtcAATTGTTGAAATGAATTTTTTCCGATGAATTGAACAAATCAACAACCTCCAACAAATCAAATTGCAATAGTCCATTAAAGGATCAACTACAACTATGAAGATAAACGACTCGAAATACTAAAAGGTTTAAAATTGCGATAGTGTTTTAGCTAAGACATCCACCATGCTTTACAGCACCATCTGTAGTATGATCATCGAAGTAGCGAACTGTCCAACGTACGGTGTGTAAccgaaaaacataattttatagTTTctatatctctctttctcttactCTCCGTTGTGTTTTTCGTGTGCTTATGATCCAGATTAGTTTATCTAAATCTTGTAACAATTGGAAATTCTTAAACAATGCCTACGAATTTATGTTTACTGGTACCGGTTCGTTGTTTTCAAGGTACCGCAAATTTCAAGGTAACCGTCGATTCTCTTCAATATCTAGTAATGGCATCTCATAGATTTCATTGTACGCAGCATGACATATCATTTCTTCTGGTACGGTATTAAAACACTATGAGCAAATTGTATTCGACGATAAGGAAATTTCATTCTGTTTAACCACGAAGCACACCATGAACGTACAACTAATTTGTCTCACAAGTTCTTTGTTCCTATTGAGAAAGCAAATAGATCCGGAGCCGGTTGTGATCCAGCTAATTTGGAAATGATACCTGTTACATTTTATAATTGGATAAAATAACACAAGCTTACACAGTACACGATAGATAGAACTCTGGCCAAACAGATCCGGTTCAAACTGGCTGCAACCGCTCAAAGTTAGCGAGCATCATTATATTCAGAGACATACGATAAGAGGCATAGATAAACAACGCAATTAACAGCGTCGTTGTTTCGCGCATTAAAAGATTCATCTTGCTCTACTCCAGTGTCTGGGGCAATTAACACTGTTTTATTCCACGATGCCGGTTTGTTGTCTAAAACATTACGACCCATCAGTTGACCTGTAATTCTCTATCCTACGTATAAAAAAACGCATTATTAATTCTCATTCTTAATTCTGAATTCTTTTGTGGTTGTTTAGAATGCATAATTATAAGTCTACATGAGGtttgttaatttaattatatttctCAATTAGAAACTGGTAATATATAATACTATTAATTTCCTTAGACAGCTTATTTTACCAAGAATGCTTTCATCCTCAATCGTTTTGGTCGTTCGAAACATGCTCTCTAATtcactttttttattgataaatATGTTAAGCGTTCGTTTTTTACGATCGTACATAGACTATAATAAATTCGTTGATCAAATTTAACCTGTCACATAGCTTATAGTGATATCATTATAGTGCAAGGTTAAAAGGATTTTCGGTCCAATAATTACGATCAATTATAGATGTATCAACAATTAAATCAGACGCGCATAAATGATTCTGAAGAGCAGGATTATGTTGTTGCAAATTTTAGAAATGTAACAGTCTATTCGGGAGTAGCATCATTGTTTATCCCTCTTACAACTGCTGTTTGCGTATAATTAAAATTCGCTATacagttaaaaaaatagatcTTGTTTCTTTAGAATAATTTCCCGCTGCTTTGATGTCGCCTATTTCCATTAGCGTGATCTACCTTAACCGTGCTTGATTCTTTTAGATGACAGTTATCGCgacccgtggtacagtcgtcaactcgcatgATTCAACAACACTCTAGTCATGGGTTAAAATCGTAAGGCCGTAAGAATCCGTCGACTCCTCTTTTTTGTTCCAGCGTGTTTTACGGAAAGTAGAAGCAACCGGTGGATGGAGAAAATCAAACTGATTCCGCTTCTATTTCTATAACCaattttttacatattttttccaaaaagaGTAGATGAGCGTATTAGCAAACTAACCTCCACCTTAATTATACACGTAgaatatgttttaatttcttgacaaatttaaatttttgcgTTTTCGCCAACTTGAGCTATCGGTAGAAAATCTCTACTCGAGTATGGGGCCCCTTACGGGACTGCTCAATCCTCTGTTGTTTATGCTGGGTTAGCGAACTCCGGGTCCCTTAATCGTCGAAGATCCTGGCCGCCATACAGTTCCCCTACCATCAAACTACCAAATAATTTGGCCCCGTTAAAGGCCTATGCAATGAAATTTGAAGGATCGCCTTTACTCCAAGgtgtacgaaaaaaaaaaacaaaataaataaatcaacatcGTTTAAGGACCCATTAATTGGCCTATTACCAAAACTGAATTCATACCGGTTCTGGTACTCATAGTATACCCATACCGCTCCTTGAATCGATCACACACCCAAACTGTTCCTAGAACTAATATTGAACTCAAAGTCGTTCTGAAATTGACACTAGACATACACCGGTCCTGGATTTGATACTGAATTTATGCCGGTCTGAATCTAGAATTCATATCGGTCCTGGAATCAGTTGGTCTTGGCTGGTTGCCTGCAAAACCAATCATAGTAACATTGTaccctacaaaaaaaactcaatttatTCTAATTTAGATCTCATAGAATTTTAACTCAACATATTTAAACTCATTGATAACGACCTACCTTAAGTTCAAATGATGGTAAAAAAATTATTTCTGTAATAGAAAGTGTTCaaaactagttttttttatattttttgtcgTCGGTTGGTGTTCACTTGTTATCTAATGTATCCAATTTGTGATATTGTTTTGTGTACTGATAAAGATGCTCACCGTACAGTGTCAAAGGCTCTACCAATCTAGCAAAGAACGCCATACACCTCTTCGGCGAACAGAAAAGTGAGATTGATATGAAATTAGTGTCTTGTTCAGCTCATCACTAAATCTAATGTCCATTCGATAGTCACCGGCTGGCACCGACATGGGAAAAAACTTATCCTCGAGCCAGAATGTCGCACGGTACGTTGTGTTCTATGCGAAAGGAGAAAAGCACagtgaattaaattttacaaCGAAATTAAGTACAGTTAAATCATATCTACCCCTTGTGGACAGTAATATAGCAAATCTGGCATGGTTATAAACACTACAGACATTACATGGCGGGAAAATATATCTTCCGATGGGTTACGCAAATAAGCACACGCTTCTACTGATATATCGACGGGAAAAGCCTGATATTCATTAAGCCGATAGTATGTTTTCACCTGAAAATACACGACGTTCAACACCTTAGGTACGTGTAGCGTTATATTAAAGAATGTTGGACTGTTTCGGCGCAGTATAGTTTTGCACTGCAACAGTTCTGACACTTCGTATGGCGTTTCCGTACAGACGAACCGTGTCACTCGTACGGTGAACGGTCTCGATTCATTAGTGAAGACGATGCGATTGGGATAGTACACGGGAATGTGTTGCTGGTCACATTGTACGGTTTTTAATGCGCACAACAATGTGACAACAAGCAGGCTCTCGATGTACCAAAACCATTCCTGCACACGTGTCATTTTGTCGACACGCTAAGCACTGatgaaatttcaaaataatttttttttttgcgtttataTACGATGTCGCGTAAGCAGTCGAAAACAGATTCAGCGATCATATTTAGACTATtataggggaaagcggggcaaaatgggcatgtggggcaaaatgggcatgtggggcaaaatgggcatcctctatttaagcattttttgactacaaagatactttccaatgctcaaaatgtattcattagagtgttctatAAACACCATGTAGttttcataacccttacataacaaataactaagaaaaatgcaaaataaggtttagcagcatattgatgtaatttttgccacttcgaaaataagcttaaacttgtgtcacagggatgcgttgaCGTTTttcatgatatatttttaaagatatgatatttctttaaaatttttctgaagaaagcaaggcgattgaatgcgtatttttttaaatataacaaaaaatacaaaaatgcttcacgtggggcaaaatgggcagttacgcttggggcaaaatggccagatgcttttgacatacggcgcttggtgaggctatggtgttgtatttgtcgcctcaaaatgataacagacacagcttcataagattcgattttgtagatttaaacgtttaaaaactgttttaatcttgataacatatttttggaagaattttaagggcttttctgaccagcaaatcaaaagatagaacgaaaaatacatttcacgaaacgtgcgcaaaagcatagaccattacctaagcgcagttgttgtggcccaaattgccccagtgttttgacgtttcacagtttgtttacatatgcccattttgccccagggctatgcccattttaccccgcgtgtcaaaatagcttctcgtaaaacatcaacttttattttacattattttcatgtttttaagttgttttcattctatgtggcaattttaatccatagataaatggttGAAGCATACATTTATgaaaatttgtgttttgtggaagaaaaagaaatttaagaaaaattgtgttttgtggaatattcaaaggaatattcagtaaactgcttaacatgcccattttgccccgctttcccctataATTGATATCGTCATCATAGTAAACGAGTGTAATGAGTTTTAGCTTCATAATTACGGCTTATTTACAATTAAGTTCCGCACGCATGAATGTGATTAGCCTTGTTTCGACGAAACGATTATTGCTTGTAAATTCCTATCAACATTACTGTTTCCCATGGCAATGTAAATTTGAGCAGAGTTCGGTgattctttttctttgaatttttgccatctgcTGTATGCTGGATGGCACAACTCTTTGATTGTAATCTTTTGACAGGTGCATAGAAAACTGTATTCAGTTCACGTTTGGCAATCCACACTTGATCAAAATCAAACGACGTCTTAATTATCGAGCGTGCTGATTACCAAGCGTATACtgtattttgttatttaaacttatttttggGATACCTGCGCATGGGAGAACATTGGTTTGAAAGTTTTTAGTGATTTCTAAACGgtaaaatcatgtgttgatgTGTATACGTTAATCGCCATTTTGGGATATATAGAAGAATCATGTCATGGAAACGCTAAACTGTTTGCGCATCTTTTTTTGACAGTGGAAGGGAAAGATTCGCCATCAAACAATTGTTCCGTGGCGAATATACTCACTGACAAAACAAGCAATGAGAACATATGGTATTTTGACAGTTGTCAGCTTTTGCAATGAAGTATGACAGCGTGCTTTGTAGAATGTATGCTATATTGCTAACAGCCAACTAATAATGGAATGAAACAAAGATCAATAATTGTCCGATCCACGATCATACTTCAcaacttctcatttttgtcatgGTATGGTACTGCACATTCATAAGCACAtcacgaacaatgtttcaaaaaataaagcagtacgataacttcatttttcacgaaaaaaaaggaaaaatgtacaattgtaagtagtgggcactttattttgccGGCTACTGTATACCCAAAAAGCATTTAATCTTCCTGAATTTGTCGGTCGTTTCATTTTCTtggctgttttgtttgaagttgACACATTTGTCAGCATTTTGCCGCTGTCGTGGTAACGTATCTATTGGGATAGTTGAACGCGCCTAGTCTGTTGGGCAGTAGGTAGGAAATGctgtaattaaaattataacaCAGTAAAAAACCTGACAAatctttttgttatttgacGCAACAACCGTGACTGCTCTGGGCCAGTGGTCGACAAAGTGTTAGCTGTTGGATTGAGCTCACGGATTTAGAGATTTTCAGCGATTCTGATACTTTTAGTACACTTTCTGGACCCCTTTTTATGTCATAATATGTTCATCTCATAAACAAGACATCCAAGTATCACTTTACGCTACACAAAGTCCAGAAAATATGCCAATTTTATCAGATCATTTTAAATTCCGTGTAACAAGCAAACTTCTCAGAGTAACATTACCACTCAACTAACTTAATATATCTTAACCTGTGGGCCAAATTCATTTAACGTGCACATTCAAATTTAGTATGATAATTGTTAATTTATTGTGATTTCTTCATTAAGTAATGTAAAAACCTTTTCTGTTACTTTTCGATACGTGTTTTACGGAATAAGTTTTTAATTTCGTCAGAGAATCAGAGCATCAATGTTTTGCTATGTCACATAGTCGTACCTAACCCTAGCCAAAACTacttaaaggaaaaaaaaaatcccggcTTAACTTTAACATATTCAAACAATTATGTTTATCGAAGAATATGTGTATCGCGCGATTCCATATGTTTCTACCACTCGAGCAAAGAACGCCATACACCCCTTCGGCGCACAGAAAAGTAAGCTTGATATGAAATTAGAGTCATGTTTAGCTCATCACGAAACCAAACATCCATTCGATAGTCTCCGGCTGGCACCGACTTGGGAAAGAATTTATCCTCCAGCCAGTAAGCGACATTGTAAGTTCGGTTCTGAAAGAAACGAatgatgatgagttgtaaCTCAGCCAATACCGCATGCAATCAAGTTATATTTACACCATGTGGACAGTAGTACAGCAGTTGGGGTGAGGTTGCAAACAATACAGACATTACATGGCGGGAAAATATATCTTCCGATGGGTTACGAAAATATGCACATGCTTCTAATAATACATCCACTGGGAAAGCCTGATAATCGTTCAACCGGTAGTATGTTTTCAGCTGGAAATACACGACGGTCAACACCTTCGGCACGTGTAGCGTTATATTAAAGAATGTTGGACTATTTCGCCGCAGTATAGTTTTGCACTGCAACAGCTCCGACACTTCGTATGGCGTTTCCGTACAGACGAACCGGGTCACTCGTACGGTGAACGGTCTCGATTCATTCGTGAAGACGACGCGATTGGGATAGTACACAGAAACTTGCTGCTGGTCACATTGTGCGGGTTTGAATACGAGCCAGGATGTTATAATAAAAACCCGCACAAAACACCGAAAAAGCCTATGCACACGTTT contains:
- the LOC120895717 gene encoding uncharacterized protein LOC120895717, which translates into the protein MKRVHRLFRCFVRVFIITSWLVFKPAQCDQQQVSVYYPNRVVFTNESRPFTVRVTRFVCTETPYEVSELLQCKTILRRNSPTFFNITLHVPKVLTVVYFQLKTYYRLNDYQAFPVDVLLEACAYFRNPSEDIFSRHVMSVLFATSPQLLYYCPHGNRTYNVAYWLEDKFFPKSVPAGDYRMDVWFRDELNMTLISYQAYFSVRRRGVWRSLLEW